The following is a genomic window from Babesia bovis T2Bo chromosome 4 map unlocalized Chr4_1, whole genome shotgun sequence.
GATTCGACATTGTGCGATTGACATTGTCCAAATACAGTGCCGTCGTTATCATTCTTCACAAAACCTCTGATCCCAAGCTTGTCTGCTTCTTGCTTAGTATACTTTCTAAAAAATACGCCTTGGACTCGTCCATATACACGATAACTGGCAACATATATGCGCGTCATTATGGTAATTATTCGATAAAATGGTGGAATCAACGTACTGTGCTATGCTTTTGATCAGCAATAGTAAGCTTCATATTACAACAAACATGAAATAATTAATGGACTGTATTAATcataataaatatacaccACGAAAAGTTATAAGATACAAATTTCAACATCTTACCCCAATGATGCTACATATCTAATGGCGTGTTTTATTAACACACAACATGTTTTCACAAATCACATTTAAGGCATACAGTTTTGAAATAAATTTTGGGAAATCATATTAGAGTTTAAAATGCCAAAGACGCTagaaaattttaatatctaAATGCCCCGGGTCATAGATTAAATTTCCAAGGGTACATTAGCATTATTACATAGATAGAAAACTTAACACACATGCTCTTATCTTAATTCAATCATGATTATAAATGTTGCAAGTAATGATGCAACCTACGACAGCGCGTTGGTTTGGATACTAAAAAGGAATCATTATTTTAAAGCGGGATAAGATGCAAGTATAACACATATTCGcgtatattacatattttatGAGCTTTCCTATGATAAAAGCATAGATCCAGTCTAACTAAAGAAGAAAAAATACTATttataaataataaatTCGATTGACACCTGGTATAATTCGTCTCCTTATTGTCAATCGAGTAACAATCAATcaaattatataatttatcAAATATGTAAAAATTTTAGGCGCAAACATGTGTGTGACACACTCCTTAAAATACGTACAGAAAACGCCGTTAATATACCAGCTAGTCGACGCGCGACCTAGGGCACCACAATACAAAAACCATTGACAGCGCGACAACCATCAGTATAAACAGCATATTttcatgatatatatttttagcTAACAAAAGGGGTGATTTCCGTCCATCACAAGAACCGGGCACCGTTTAAATAACATAATTCTGTGTTTGGCTCTTCCCATTTTTTAACCATATTTTTTAGGTATGTTTTACATAAATTTTATCGTTGTGCATTAATCATTCAaattgatgtgtaaataAACGTGACAGTGTTACTGTAACTTTATATTGCCATGTTATAGATATGTGAATTTAACAAATAGAAACGTTTGGTTGGCATATTTCATTATTCTTTGACTGTTTAATTTGTTGGtcattttatattttagtAACTTTTATTATTGTTGTTTATCTACATAGTTAAAATGTTTGTATTCTCAAACTTGTTTGTAGATTACCTACTGTAGCTTTCATTAGGGGAAAGAAAATTCAAAAGGATCTGTTTATGTATAGGAAGCATACATAAAGTTATGATAACTTTTCCAGAACTTCCGAGATGTGATATTCTTTCATATATAACCCGTAGTCACTCTTATTGAGTTGTCGCGGTAtatatgtagatatgtGCGGTATTGCAAAATAGGTCCTAGTTGGGCTTAAATATAATCTGGGTGTAACAAGACCCATGGTTCTGCATAGCGTGAAGGATCAAGAAAATGATGTGTTTTAGGCTGTTTTTGGATGAGTGCGTAGTTTTTAGTGGTGTATAACACGTGTTACACTATATGTAAATCTCAGTAATCCTTTTGGAATTCATTACAAGAACCGGCAGCAGAATATACCGTTTCATCTTCTTTGGATGTATCATATAACATTGCAACCCATTTTCCGGAGGTTCATGagatatatcaacaaaaatacAACAGCGAATGCTGAGTGTTAGTGGTTTCATGCCTTGAAGGACGGTTGGCAAGATATACATCGATCGCGGTTTTTGCATAACTTGTTGTGGATTAGTTTCTGGTGAAATCGATACGCGTGATACAGTTATTATTTCGACGTATATCCTTTTGCGTTGTTTATAATTATCCACGTCTTCAACAATTGACAAGTGTACCCTTTTACTAGGTCGTTTTTTTTCTCAATACCGCAACCTtgtattgtttatattgaatATTTACCATTATTTTGGCAATATGAAAGGGTCTCAATCATCACACAGCTATGTGCTGAACAAGCCCACCAAAATTGAGTTTCACAAGCTGCGTATACTAATACTTGATGCTCCAAACAATTCAAACGTCAAGTTATATTTGCACGAAATGCTTGATTTTGGAGTTACTTATCTTGTGCGGACTTGTGAAACTAATTATGATGATTCGGCAATAATTGAAGAAAATATTGCTATCAAGGAGCTTATATTTAACGACGGAGAACCACCATCGGATGAAATAGTTGCCGAGTGGTTAAAGCTTGTCAAGGAGGTGGTTGCAAGCAATGGTTCTGTGGCGGTACACTGTGTCGCTGGACTTGGTCGTGCACCAGTTCTAGCTTGCATCGCTCTTGTAGAATACGGTATGCATCCTTTGGATGCCATATGTTTCGTGCGTGAAAGGAGGAAGGGGGCAATAAACCGCAAGCAGCTGGAATTTCTCAAATCATACAAGAAGCGCAAAAATACTGGTTCATGCATGCGATTTTGTCCCGTTATGTAACCAACATCATACCCCTAATTCATAGAGCTTAATAAAAGCTGGTGGCAAACTTTTCGTTAAACattagatataatattacGTTCCACTGTCATTAACTGTCTTACGATGGTATAGAGACTGCATGGAACTGTTAAGGTTAACTTGATATGTGTTACTATTTAGTGGTACAGGAACTAAAATGTTTCTACAGGAATATATAGTTGACAAAACGTTTATACTTCGTTAGCTTCCATGTTCAGCAAATGTGATGACTAATAACGTCTGCTTCATGTACGATTGAATTTAAAATTACGAGCTTAAAACCGCAAAAATATGCAAAGCCGATTCACCTGCTCGATGATATAGTAGCATGTAGAACAGGAATCTCACATAAGGTGGTACAATGAGAAGAGGCACCTATATAAACTATATGTTATCAATTATACAAACAAGCCAAAAATTGTGAACTATTTCGTCATATAGTAACACATTTGGTGGATAGAACACTActgtaatatatagagGCCATGCGTAGTGGTAGATGTCACCGTACGGTTTCCGGCATAAGAAGTGCGGGCCACATGAGAATGTACTAGGGTagttcattatatatcacgGCAACATCCTATATCATATGACTCTACAATTGTACTTGATATAGTCCCCGCACCATATATGGAAATGAACATGCATTAAAATTGGTTCACGGCTATCCGATGCATACATTTTGTAAGTTACTCTATTAAGAATATATTATTCTtcataatatattcaacCATTAGGTATCCGCTTGCGTTATACAGACGTATGTGGTTTGCCTGCTTAAGGTGCATTGGACAGAGTGAAGCTTGATTGTATAGTTGTCGTTGTTGTTTCATTAGCTAGAAACACATCCAACATCATTACATTGCTTTTTatgtattgatatttgtGAGGATGGCAGGATTCCGTAAAGTATCTGCCTGCTTCGTAGGCTTCGTTGCCGTTAACTATTTATGTCAAAGTGTAATGTCGAATGATGTAACTTCGGATGAAGCTGTGGAAAGTACATCGGTAAAAGATGACGTTGGCGATGACAGCATCACCCTATCACCGTTGGCTTACAGTCCATTGTATGCTTTGCGCCGTGATGTTGAATCAAAGATGAAAGACATTGACTTTAATTTACTTAACTTACGCTACGGTCAAATATTGGATCGCATAGTTAATCACGTTCCAAAGGATTCTGATTTGTTAGAATGTGGCAATATTTTGAAGGAAAACGTCGCAATATTGAAGAAAGATTTACCTGCTGAATTCGCAATTGAAATTAATGGTCAACAACCTGGCAAACTATCATTTCTAATTCAGAAATACTTGCCTCTATACATGGCGGAAAGAATAGCAAGCCATACGTTACCTCAGGGTAAGAAATCTTTGCTACAAAATGAATGGATGAAACTACGCAGAATGATAATAAATTTTATTGACGACGCACTAAAAACACCTAAAATGCTTTGCATCGAAGGCAAAGCTCAGAAAAACATGGAAGGTAACATGTGGTTAAAAATCTTCAGAGGTTAACAATCTAGCATCGGACAATAAAAACGAATCAGCGGGTGACAGTTCGCAagattaatatatcaaatggTGAAATGATCACCAGCGAACCACGACACACTTTAAAGAAAAGCAATGCAGTCAAATTCTTGATTTCCTTGCCAACATAGCATGTCTATTAACGGCTTCTATTGAAAGTATAGGTCAATGAACCATGCTAATAATGTAACGATAAGAAAATTCAGACAACAGATAATCAATATACGTATATGGTGTCACCAGCCAATGAACATACTTTTTTGCTACAGATTAGCTCTACTGTAACTAAATATGGCACTTGTGCCCACCTATTTGCCCTACCGTTAATCTACTTTATCGGCTAGAGTAGTATATTGGTGGCAATAAAACTCTCCAATactggattccatatctGTTTCCATCTGCTGTAGCCTATATCCGCAACATCTATCTGTTATGGCAAGTTTATACGTTGTTAGTATCTATTCGGGAACATTATATTTGATTGATGCATACGCCACAATGTAGCATGAAACGTGGACAAAGAGACCACGCTATACTTATATCAGTTCTGATATTGTGGAAACTTATCATATAACTTTCTATATAAGTAACGACCAAATTGTAAACGGATGGCCTCATTATGCGCCACTTAACATGACGTACCCTTATTCGTCcgaatatatatacatgctaTGAATATTCCACATGCATAACAGTTATAAAATTTCTAATATACTGCCAACATAGAAAAGATAAGTTATGGAATGCATTC
Proteins encoded in this region:
- a CDS encoding putative acylphosphatase 2, whose product is MTRIYVASYRVYGRVQGVFFRKYTKQEADKLGIRGFVKNDNDGTVFGQCQSHNVESMNAFRQFLEKVGSPNSEIKSCDFAMSEKTGDFDYDSFDIIR
- a CDS encoding putative tyrosine phosphatase type IVA 3, translating into MKGSQSSHSYVLNKPTKIEFHKLRILILDAPNNSNVKLYLHEMLDFGVTYLVRTCETNYDDSAIIEENIAIKELIFNDGEPPSDEIVAEWLKLVKEVVASNGSVAVHCVAGLGRAPVLACIALVEYGMHPLDAICFVRERRKGAINRKQLEFLKSYKKRKNTGSCMRFCPVM